TTATAATACACATGTCGTTATACATGGAAATTCGATTGCCTTTCAGATATCAGTCTTATTCACTTGTAGCTAAATAGTAAATACTACGCTACCCTTATTGACATTTGACGCGTGGTTGGATATTTAAGTATATCTTTAAGTTTGAGAATATTCcggtaaatttgttttaatgacatGTCTAGTAAAACGTATTGTACTAAATTGTGAAGACAATAAGCAATCTGCCTTCGTACATGTCATCCATTAAACATGGCATTTCATGTTGCATGCTGTCCAATGACCATGCAGCACTGAATGAGATTGTCAATATATTGCCCAACCACCTTATATGACGATGTCACCAACACTAAACACGTATTCTGGATGGTATTCATCAACACCTTTcgctaaaatatttgtttctgcaATGTTTAAGTTACTTTCTTGGTTAAATGAACCGCTGTGTCACAGCAATATGagcatgaaaaaaatgttacaaaattcAATTACATGATATAATTCTTTGAGGCTCAaagtttgtttacttttgataaaaaagaagtCATAATGATACGCACTTGTTTACGTAAATGGATTCGATAATAAGTTTCGCAACGATAAGCTTtcccggttatgcatctgaaaacacttattgtatattttttaatccatgatattgaaattgtattagtgatacaattaaagtaaaatgtttttggGTTTTAGTGTGTTGCGAACCTACACcagtaaagtcaagaaaaaatagaaaaccgaCGCCTTAACCGCTCGGTCACAAtgatttatacaaatacattattactattattattattattattattattattattattattatcattattattattgttattatgattttattattattattattattattagtagtagtagtagtagtagtagtagtagtagtagtagtagtagtagtagtgtaattattattattattattattattattattattattattattattattattatcgttagtattattattattactcttattattaacttttttaaagATTCTACCATATGTCTGGCAAACGGGCAAGTGTATTGCAACACGTCCCTGAAGTGCATCCATTTCCGTGATCTGTGTGATGGAATTGACAACTGCCACGATGGTGAAGATGAACACACTTTTGCCTGCGGTAAGATACCTATCCCTAAGATTATGACTTTGTGTTGCTAGTTCAGTTTCGATATTTGGCTCGATAACTTGCTTTGTAATACATTCCTTTCACCTAATCTGTTCACAGATTGCTTCATGTGAATCTGCTGGGCAAATAACTTGTCTAATATATGGAAAGATATTACCTGGATAGTATATTCCAACTATGTTATGTTAAAGTTGCAGGCGTATTTAGTATGATCTACGGCAAAATCAGCGAGGATCACTTTAATAGTTTAATCATTTGTTTCATGCTTGAGTGTGTGAAGCAAAATACTTTTATGGTGTTGTAACCCAGTTTTTATTTCACAGAAGTTAAGCTCATAAAGTTGTTATGTTCACTGACATATGTTTTATTGACCCGGTGAACCCCATGTCGCGAGCAATTTTTACAATTTGACTATAATGGGTGTTCGTCGAGTAAACTGTACCAaaggtttatataattattttctgacACGAGGTTTACATAACCAACATGCGTATTGTGcgatattttaatttatcatttcagttgttgtgaattttatttagtctgataaaataaaatgtcgaAAAATTGTTTTCTTCACAGCTCTGAAGCAGCAGTGTGAGTCGAATCGGTCCCTAAGCGAAGGCTGCCTTGGTCAATGTCAACCTGGTTATTTTGGCAAGTATTGCGAGGAAACttgtttaaaagaatgtttgaaTGGAGTATGTAATAGAGTAAGTGGAATTTGTAATGACTGCACACGAACGTATTTagaaaattgttcattagaaTGTGGCCAAGGATGTCGCGAACGCGACGGTTTCCCGCAATGTGACAGAAAAAGTGGCAAATGCTTGAATGGCTGTAATCTTTATCACTACGGACACTATTGCAACGAAACATGTCGACACTGCAAAATGAATTCCTCCAATGTTTTATGCGATATTAACGGTGTATGTCAGTTTGGTTGCGAAAACGATTTTTGGGGCAAGAAGTGCAACACTAAATGCAGTGTCAACTGTCAAGGTGACGAACACGGAAACCGATGTAATTCATCCATCGGGGAATGTGTGAACGGCTGTATTCGCGGGTGGAGTGGAGGATTCTGTGCGGGTAggataaattttaaatatatatatatatatatatatatatatatatatttcgtaATTGTTTATTCAAGGAGATTATTCCAAATTGCCTAACAAAGACTACCAGGACCCATTCTTTCGTAATATCTTAAAGGGGCACAGGACAGGTTGATGTCTTTTTGATGCATGATATACTTTACTTATTTTgccttattgattttaacagAACAAAACCTTAtgatgtttgtacaattaaaacaaatgctcTTTAAAAATCTAATTTTAGTTAATAGCTTCGTGGCCTCATACTCTCAAGTTCGAAATGCGTACAAAGATCGCTTTTTTACCTGTACATAagcatatgttgtttttgttttgtttattaccGACAcagagttaaacataatattgattaaaagttgaaaaccaaatgttttaatcaacctgcattgtgtgtaaataatacatttaccaatatatatatataatttattatgaatacCATTAGATAATTCcatgtttaattatttctcTTCACAGTATACTATAAGATATTTAAGGATATCTATCCTCTGTTAGCGCCATCAAccttaatgttaaaatgtgatGTTCAGTGACCCTATGCGATTTGGGCATGATCTTAAAGATTTCTTACAGACTGCTactaagtaaaataaataacagaaaatACAAGAGCTAACAGTttgtatatttacttttagtttAACTTAATTGCaagtaaatgaaatattttgaattttttacTGCCTCAAATAAAGTGTCGGTTATATCATCCTcggtattcttatttttcataaatgtaattTTGGGTTACCAACCCGAATATATGTGCATTGcagatataacaatatattcagGTTGGATACCTGAATAGAATTATAGAGATTGTGGCCTGTTTAAGTGCAGGtgtttgttatttcacttgcccaactatttttttttattataacgcTCCATTTCCATTTATTAATTCAGACGAGAGCAGTTTGCAAACAACGACTACTGAATCGACCGATAAAGAGCACGTCACCACTTTAAAGACAGCTTTGATTATCATATCAGCCATTTTCACTGGGGTTGTCATTGTTATCTTAATACGCTGCTTTTTGGGGGCTCGAAAAAGGTGAGAGTGGGGGATAACGAAGTAGTGAATACAAGTATTTGTAACTAgatatgtttttgaatgttcaaaCATATTACTGAATACTTATTAGTGGCATCCTTGAGATATAAATGTTTGAGGTGAGTGTTTTTCAAACGCTACAGACTGCTACTGCCagataaaactttattttgacaAGTGCTTCTTTTTATAGCAATCAGTATACAATAAGTGCTGATTATAAAATGGGATTAGTTATATTGCAAGCTTTTTGTCTTTACATCTTTTTTGGTCTTATTTGCGTTAAATTGGCAacattttatttagttattgttACATAACTGGATGCCGATGCGCtctaaatttatatgaaaagggAGGAGTCTTCTAACAATGTGTGATTATTATTCTTGCCTTTTCAATATGCAGGATCAACCGTCAGCAGAATGAACTCATTGAGCCGCGCCGAGCACCAGAACAGCTACCGTCCAGTTCTTGGAGACGGCAAAGTTATTCCCCCGTTCATGCCGCCATCAACGAAGGTACTTCATGTCATCCATTTCCTCAAAACTCTCGTTAGACATTATGTTAATGTGTATGCTTAGCCCTCACAGTTATTTTTATAAGATCACGTAATGATTAAATAAGATAATCAAGAACcactcatttaaaacaaaatgattgcctttttttaaagacttaaaGACGGTTTCTGTATTTGATGGATAAATGTGAAAATTAAGATTATTGTGTTATGCTGACTTCAGATTTTTGTAAGGTTATACAGATTTACGTATGATTAACAGTTAGTTCCATTTGAATACTTATAGAATCCATGGAACATATTCATTACACCAGAGAGCAAAACTCATCAGATCAATATGATGAAATCGACGTTCTTAGATGTGTCCCAAATACCGGAATTATCCATTCAAAAGAATTTCCGAACGATAGTAGTTCCCTTAGAAGCGTCGAGACATCTGAAGGCAAAACTGATCTTGACAGTTCTGATGAAACTAAATCCAGTAGGCTTGTCACACAATCTAATGATGCTCTTTATCATGTCGGTAAGACAGACAATGCGACCGGAGTTTACCACCGCAATAGCATCGTAAAATCTGATAAAAGCATTGAACTTCTGTGCACGAAGGATTATTTGGACCGTGAAACCCTCTGTCAAACAACCAAGGGTGAAAACAGTGGAATTCTAGCAGCTAAATGTTGCGAAGCGGGGGAAGACATATTCGGTGATGTAGGACAATTTCGAGTAAATTATATTCATGCTATCGCGAGGGAAGAATGTGAACTGCTTGATAATGAATTAGAACATAAAACTATAGAGTCTTCCCTATTAACACGTCAAGAAGAAGAAGTCGGAGAAAACTCTAATATTACCAAACGTCCTGCTCAATCGCAACACGAAGCAAATACGGACAATCATGCACACACTAAAAGGCAAGAGCAAACGACAAAGTgatgaataaaacatgattcATGATTCAAGTTAAAGATTAGTTTTTTACTATTTAATTTATGTCTCACAAAAAAGATATATGCCTATAACACTATATTTAGTTCATCCCGTAGGTCCTATACAACCGATGTCACGAGATAgagattttcattaaaacgATTATGGTCATGGTTATGTCATACATAACATTCAGGTCGCggtcttaatatatttttggtataaaaCTATACCtatcttttatattataaagtTTTGTGGTGTtattctatgtttcttgtttggtattttatgttctatgtctttggcgtttacccattTCCACTAAACCTggtctatgtttaaacttttggctactgagcttttttTCTGTAGcctttgcataaatattgttccAATGTTGCATATTcaatttaagctgcactctcacaaattgacatctggaaaccagtgataagACTACTGACATAAGCTGACAAAGGCTTATACCACACTTTATCAATCACGTTCATTTTGTTCAATAGCTTAAAGCGTTTCTAACATTTACGGAAGTTTATGTAAAGTGCCGCATTAAGAGTTCATTTGAAAGGCGAAACAAGCATAATATGTCTTTTTTAGCTATTTTGTATGTGGTTTGATCGTGGTGTAAATAcgtgtgtatgttgtgtttttacGTTGTTGTCTATAGATCAGCGCCTCAGggttaacttttattttttgaaactaatGGGCTTACCCCTCTTGTcgtcattgtattattgtataatgtGGCGAGTGAATATTTAATTagttatatcataattattattgataCGACGCGATTTTTAAATATGGCGCACGTAAGTTGTCACAAGACCAGAAGCAAATGTTAGCTTAACAAGCACTCCAAACccgagtgaaatatttataacgAAAGGAATGTTCCTTAAATATACGTAAAGAGGGTTGCATACATCTATGTTTATCAAAGATCTCATGGTGTATGTGTTTCTTCCATCCTGTTGTGCTTAAAATCGTTTGTCGGTTTTGTAAAGATGATTAAAACACAGCTGTACATGTCAAGGACAATTAACTTTAAGAGGTCTTCGTATTAACATGGGTTCGAACACATAATTTTATATCTAGACATTAACATTTGGAGACAGTCAGAAATAGAATTAAAACTTGtggacttgttttgcattttcaataataaaacatagcgTAACCTTTCCATCCAACGTGGGTGTTTTGAAACATATCGcgtaataacaaaaatataagtttCAAAAACGGTGCAATGCGCTCCCTGACGAAAAAGCCCCGAAGTATATTTAATTGCATGCACTAACACGACGTTACTACTGCGTTGCTACTATACCTCACCTTTGAGCACTACGATACGTGTATGTTTTCCAGTTGATGGTAGGTTGCTTGCTTCTCGACATGATTGCTAAGCCAACGTCTCATTTTGTGAGCAAATCATAGCTTAACCAATGACATATTCGTGCATGTTATCACATATAAGGCTGGTTCTGTTGTAAATATAAACCCGTTCagtaacaaatatttgttcGTTTGTGACTTTTGGAAACAACTTTGAACTGTTACGTTCATTCGCTTTGAAGAACTGCTTATGGGAAAGTcattatatacaaacaaatttcATGCGTCCAATAAAAGTGCCATACAAAGCGTTAATAGCAGATATAAATGTATGCTTATTAagattatatatgtattgatgaATAAAAGCGGAACGATTAAATCTGGTTCTTATTTCAGTGTCATTTAGAACATTTCAGCTTTAAACCGTCGATAAACGGTGGATCATGTAGGCGGAATTACAATCATTGACTATCGGAGCAATACACATGATCTGAATAGTGGTACACGTAGTGTTTACCTGACTTTTAATAAAGTTTACTCACTGTTTTTTCCACAAACCACAATATTAATGCTTGTGACCCcatgttatataaataacttttgAGAGGGTATAGCTTGCTggttaatttacataattaaatataaatgatccAAAGTACTGAATGCATAAGATTATTGTATTTTGGGTTTATGATTTATAAGTAAACAGCTATCCGGCGTCAACTAACATATTTGAGCATAATACAAGACTCATTCAgcttttttattgtataatatatctAATGTTTACAATGTCTTTGTCTTCAtataaaaatcttttaaatgacataaaaatacAGTGTAACTACTTTAGCATTTGTGTTTGTTGCTTTGTGTGTCTTTGGCCTAACTCTtcactgaaagaaacaataaaCTGTTTTTGACGTTACTTATTGAAACATCATTACAACTGCATGCATGAATCACAATGCATGACATAAGTCGACATAGGCCGGAAACACAGTCGGACTGTCAAAACGGAGAATACCCAATAAACTGCGTTAAAgtttatgaaaagtaatttaaaatataatcagGACATGAGAGCAATGAATCCCTAAGATTAGATAATATGGATTATAAAAAGCATGCAAAAACATATCGATGCTACGCTTACACATTCAGAATAGTTATTgaaattcctttaaaaatatggtaaaaaagtaaaaaagtagcCTCATATGGCAGTGATGAATTACTATACAAATCTAAACCGTGTAACATTGAGACGGATCTTTGTCTAATAACCACCATCTGGAACAACTGTCAGAATCCCTGCGGTAGGAAAATGTACTGTTATTTCTTGTCGAACACCCAAATCCTCGGGTCGTTTCACTATGAAGGTGAAGGATGCAGTCACTCGCATGTTGTGAAACGGTTTCTCATACAACATATGAAAAACTACTTTTGGGCCAGTGTGGCGTAATGatcttatattttattcagtaCACGAATGTGGTCTTCTTCAGGTCACTACCACACACTAGACCACAGATGTCCACGCCCGCGAAAAATGTGAATATATGCTATTTAAGCATAAACTTAAGATTTGAACATAGTTTGTGTTGGTGCGTTAACTAATTCAAAAACAGTATATCCTATTTTGAATCATATATGAAACTTAGTTTTATAAAAGTTatcataaagaaaaaaaatatatgaagcACTTGATTTGCACAAACCAAGGCTAGACGAAATTCAAACAGGTGAACAAGCCAAACAAATAATCATACAATATAAGTAAGTATGAcattcataatattatattcaatcAATATGTGACCAGTTATCACGACTCAACACTCTGATGTCAAGGggcattttaacatataatgaACATCTAGaaaaatacaaccaataacatgTTACTAACTTAAAGCGACATTCAATTGATTGATTGCGAAGCGTATTCGCACTGAAAATTGAATGTCCACGTGTTTAGTGTATGTTTTACTTTATCTTAAAGTCAAAACTGtacaattatgtatttatatgttatatataaggGACGTACACGATAGTCATCATCATAGAGACCCTTATTAATCGCATACATCACCGTGTTTATTTATATCATCAGTTTacaaatcaacaacaataaacaacaacaacaacaaccaacaGTAGCATTGACGAAGTCGTTTATTTAGCGAACCAAGTTTAGAAGGGGCAACCGTAAAATCTC
The sequence above is drawn from the Mya arenaria isolate MELC-2E11 chromosome 14, ASM2691426v1 genome and encodes:
- the LOC128218043 gene encoding low-density lipoprotein receptor-related protein 1B-like, which encodes MDTCRRKDRFYCKFSRECIVKYFVCDGNEDCRTGEDEMSPACTMEECRQKKLFFCDDSQTCIRKDFVCDGINNCHYGEDEAPSSCTIDVCHKKQRFFCNNSMECIDQYFVCDGYKDCRAGEDEVPPACNIDRCSQKHLVYCNVSRMCIHGNFVCDGINHCHAGEDEAPPFCNMDDCRKKDLFFCNVSRMCIRKDLVCNGINNCQAGEDEAPPACTTDLCRQNDVMFCNVSRKCIHKSFVCNGYDNCPYGEDEAPPACNSTICLANGQVYCNTSLKCIHFRDLCDGIDNCHDGEDEHTFACALKQQCESNRSLSEGCLGQCQPGYFGKYCEETCLKECLNGVCNRVSGICNDCTRTYLENCSLECGQGCRERDGFPQCDRKSGKCLNGCNLYHYGHYCNETCRHCKMNSSNVLCDINGVCQFGCENDFWGKKCNTKCSVNCQGDEHGNRCNSSIGECVNGCIRGWSGGFCADESSLQTTTTESTDKEHVTTLKTALIIISAIFTGVVIVILIRCFLGARKRINRQQNELIEPRRAPEQLPSSSWRRQSYSPVHAAINEESMEHIHYTREQNSSDQYDEIDVLRCVPNTGIIHSKEFPNDSSSLRSVETSEGKTDLDSSDETKSSRLVTQSNDALYHVGKTDNATGVYHRNSIVKSDKSIELLCTKDYLDRETLCQTTKGENSGILAAKCCEAGEDIFGDVGQFRVNYIHAIAREECELLDNELEHKTIESSLLTRQEEEVGENSNITKRPAQSQHEANTDNHAHTKRQEQTTK